From a single Eleginops maclovinus isolate JMC-PN-2008 ecotype Puerto Natales chromosome 20, JC_Emac_rtc_rv5, whole genome shotgun sequence genomic region:
- the fndc10 gene encoding fibronectin type III domain-containing protein 10: MESRKRPSLLALLALLLCTLHHSAGSSGSHRSSSELSPTTSPSGARGRHQLGTINWLRQTNTSSGIHSHESRPSPKLKEVTGQGNSFSFNTNRDNNTTVLSERSSRAPNWSSENEVSPLCAYRVIEGGIGGQLCFRHTLFGYECHKGDCRTVVSLGNLVANILTNGSVLLQWTLVAESAMKKETAAGQRSSGEPGTNLTREETRASHTTFSGRRHRRGGYELSCWWNGSYTQFECASVHLGSGCRDFLLTELHENIPYRLCLHSLASSDPAQKANQRDCVEFTLPPSGMQDIVIAMTTVGGAICVMLVIICLLVAYITENIMSPTTQHTYSYHTHSRH; encoded by the coding sequence ATGGAAAGCCGAAAACGACCATCACTGCTCGCCTTATTGGCACTCCTGCTCTGCACATTACACCACTCAGCTGGGTCCAGCGGATCTCATCGCAGCAGCTCAGAACTATCACCAACAACATCCCCATCAGGGGCTAGAGGCAGGCATCAATTGGGAACCATAAACTGGCTGAGACAGACTAACACCAGCTCAGGCATTCACAGCCACGAAAGTAGGCCATCACCAAAGCTAAAAGAGGTAACAGGCCAAGGGAATAGCTTCTCCTTTAACACCAACAGAGACAATAATACTACTGTGTTATCTGAAAGGTCTAGCAGGGCACCAAACTGGAGCTCAGAGAATGAGGTGTCCCCACTGTGTGCCTATCGAGTAATCGAGGGAGGCATCGGGGGGCAGCTGTGTTTTCGACACACACTGTTTGGGTACGAGTGTCATAAGGGAGACTGCAGGACAGTGGTGTCTTTAGGGAATCTGGTCGCAAATATTCTCACCAATGGCAGCGTACTGTTACAGTGGACCCTTGTGGCAGAATCCGCCATGAAAAAAGAGACTGCAGCTGGTCAGAGGAGCAGTGGAGAGCCAGGGACAAATTTAACCAGAGAGGAAACTCGAGCATCACACACTACTTTCAGTGGCCGGCGACACAGGCGGGGAGGCTACGAGTTAAGCTGCTGGTGGAATGGAAGCTACACTCAGTTTGAGTGTGCCAGTGTCCATCTTGGATCTGGCTGCAGGGACTTTCTCCTCACTGAGCTGCATGAGAACATCCCATACCGCCTCTGCCTGCACTCCTTGGCCAGCTCTGATCCAGCTCAGAAAGCAAACCAGCGGGACTGTGTTGAGTTTACCCTGCCACCGTCTGGGATGCAGGACATTGTGATTGCCATGACAACAGTTGGGGGAGCTATTTGCGTGATGCTGGTCATCATCTGCTTGCTGGTTGCGTACATTACAGAAAACATCATGAGCCCCACTACACAGCACACATACTCCTACCACACTCACTCGCGACATTGA
- the LOC134883360 gene encoding von Willebrand factor A domain-containing protein 1-like isoform X2, translating to MRGFLLRCVLLWATLPRSNTQSTVVPATALNCCEGDVLILLDSSGSVTNYEFLRLLQFSTSLLRPFSLGSGHVRVGLLQVGTNPNLEFGLDVHNNQESLHKALQSVRQLQGDTNTEAALRVAQGLLKKTDENVPKVLLWLTDGVQPGDVDSAMGELKAQGVSVLAVSTVHGNYQVLQRAVTPPLESHLYSVDIDNIDIITEDMREAIIKIIRAERLRVVDLTSHSAVLQWRPVLNTDSGYYDISYNSLQKTGPETRRTLSGDSSWVELTNLQPDTTYTAALRPESNQRLYNTLSVNFTTLPDVSGPTLVSVSDTGSHQIRVSWGPLQPAQVQRYTVEYGAFPSGEVHTVTLPGQQNSTLLTGLQPGTQYLVTVCALQRNGKERAMSVRACTQDAALPALTDLQLIPVEHQELQVAWHANQEGLKGYWLSWERENSHSHTSKPSISSVYLPASSSSTRLMHLAPSSRVCVSPVYSSGRGEGLCCTEERHTDWQN from the exons ATGAGGGGCTTTTTACTTCGATGTGTTCTTCTATGGGCGACGTTGCCCCGGAGCAACACGCAAAGTACTGTAGTACCTGCCACAG CATTAAACTGCTGTGAAGGTGATGTTCTCATTCTCCTGGACTCTTCAGGAAGTGTAACAAACTACGAGTTCTTGCGCCTGTTGCAGTTCTCCACCAGCCTGCTTCGCCCCTTCTCATTGGGTAGTGGGCACGTGAGGGTCGGGCTGCTGCAGGTGGGCACAAACCCTAACCTGGAGTTTGGCCTGGATGTCCACAACAATCAGGAAAGTCTGCATAAAGCTCTGCAGAGTGTCCGCCAGCTGCagggagacacaaacacagaggcgGCGCTCAGGGTGGCCCAGGGTCTTCTAAAAAAGACAGACGAGAATGTGCCAAAGGTACTGCTCTGGCTGACTGATGGTGTGCAGCCTGGAGATGTGGACAGTGCGATGGGTGAGCTGAAGGCGCAGGGAGTGTCAGTGTTAGCTGTGTCTACAGTACATGGAAACTACCAGGTGTTACAGCGTGCCGTGACACCTCCACTGGAGTCTCACCTCTACTCTGTGGACATTGATAACATCGACATCATCACAGAGGACATGAGGGAGGCCATTATCA AAATTATTCGTGCAGAACGGCTGCGTGTGGTTGACCTGACTTCTCACAGTGCTGTGCTGCAGTGGCGTCCTGTTCTGAACACAGACAGCGGTTACTATGACATCTCGTACAACTCTCTGCAGAAAACAGGCCCTGAAACTAGACGCACTCTCTCAGGCGACTCCAGCTGGGTCGAGCTGACCAACCTGCAGCCTGACACCACCTACACAGCTGCCCTGCGCCCAGAGTCCAACCAGAGGCTGTACAACACACTCTCTGTTAACTTCACCACACTTCCTG ATGTTTCAGGCCCGACATTGGTTTCTGTGTCAGACACTGGCTCTCATCAGATACGAGTGAGCTGGGGTCCCCTGCAGCCTGCTCAAGTTCAGAGATATACGGTGGAGTATGGAGCTTTTCCAAGTGGAGAGGTTCACACCGTGACATTACCCGGCCAGCAAAACTCTACTTTACTGACCGGCCTGCAGCCAGGCACTCAGTACCTCGTCACAGTCTGTGCTCTGCAGAGGAATGGAAAAGAAAGAGCAATGTCTGTAAGGGCATGCACTCAAGACG cagctctgccaGCCCTAACCGACCTTCAATTGATCCCAGTGGAGCATCAGGAGCTGCAAGTAGCGTGGCATGCCAACCAAGAAGGTTTAAAAGGCTACTGGCTGAGCTGGGAGAGAGAAAACTCCCACTCCCACACCTCTAAGCCCTCCATCTCCTCGGTCTACCTGCCTGCTTCTTCTAGTTCAACGCGCCTCATGCACCTTGCACCGAGCagtcgagtgtgtgtgtccccggTCTACAGCTCAGGCCGAGGGGAAGGGTTATGCTGCACTGAAGAGAGGCACACAGATTGGCAGAACTGA
- the LOC134883361 gene encoding olfactory receptor class A-like protein 4 — MNDNMEGGEDAELVGMGLRVSVSPAQTAFYIILVMLGTLGNAAVVGVIGKSVIVDRAGGRNSDIIIINMALSNLLVSVMRNTLLIVSDMGLELYSSKEWCQLLMGVWVWLRSVNVWSTLFLSAFHLQTLRRVAPVIGNLHAPRGLPKTLMLILGLIWCLNFIYSIPAHIFSTSGNMNSTETLMLVSSTTRPLLGCVWNFPSSYSGLAYATTSMVIHETIPIILMAITNLGSLYTLYTHSRMRSSVPDAPVMKRLPAERRAAKVILALIMLFIASWGTSIISVNYFNYNRGSSAEFLLVIARFANIIFIAMSPAVLAVGHRRLRSFIKSLLSK, encoded by the exons ATGAACGACAACATGGAGGGGGGTGAGGATGCAGAGCTTGTGGGGATGGGACTacgtgtctctgtgtctcccgcGCAAACTGCTTTTTACATCATCCTGGTGATGCTGGGGACCTTGGGTAATGCCGCCGTGGTTGGGGTGATTGGTAAGAGTGTCATAGTGGACCGGGCTGGGGGACGTAACTCGGACATAATTATCATTAACATGGCACTGTCTAACCTGCTGGTGTCTGTGATGAGAAACACATTGCTTATCGTCTCAGACATGGGACTTGAG CTGTACTCATCCAAAGAGTGGTGTCAGTTACTCATGGGTGTCTGGGTGTGGCTGCGATCGGTCAACGTGTGGTCAACGCTCTTCCTCAGTGCGTTCCACCTCCAAACATTGAGGCGTGTGGCTCCAGTTATTGGGAACCTTCATGCGCCCCGGGGCCTTCCTAAGACCCTAATGCTCATTCTGGGCCTCATCTGGTGTCTCAACTTTATTTACTCCATTCCTGCTCATATCTTTTCCACTAGTGGTAACATGAACAGCACGGAG ACCTTGATGCTGGTGAGTAGCACGACGCGCCCCCTGCTGGGCTGTGTCTGGAACTTCCCCTCCAGCTACAGCGGCCTCGCCTACGCCACCACGTCTATGGTGATCCATGAAACTATTCCCATAATCCTAATGGCCATCACCAACCTGGGCTCCCTCTACACGCTCTACACCCACAGCAGGATGAGGAGCTCGGTACCTGATGCGCCAGTCATGAAGCGCCTGCCTGCTGAGAGGAGAGCAGCCAAG GTGATTCTTGCTCTCATTATGCTCTTCATTGCATCCTGGGGAACCAGCATCATCTCTGTCAACTACTTCAACTACAACCGTGGATCCTCAGCAGAGTTTCTTCTGGTCATTGCTCGTTTTGCCAACATCATCTTCATTGCCATGTCACCGGCTGTTCTGGCCGTGGGCCACCGGCGGCTGCGTTCGTTCATCAAGTCTTTGCTCTCTAAATGA
- the LOC134883360 gene encoding von Willebrand factor A domain-containing protein 1-like isoform X1, which yields MRGFLLRCVLLWATLPRSNTQSTVVPATALNCCEGDVLILLDSSGSVTNYEFLRLLQFSTSLLRPFSLGSGHVRVGLLQVGTNPNLEFGLDVHNNQESLHKALQSVRQLQGDTNTEAALRVAQGLLKKTDENVPKVLLWLTDGVQPGDVDSAMGELKAQGVSVLAVSTVHGNYQVLQRAVTPPLESHLYSVDIDNIDIITEDMREAIIKIIRAERLRVVDLTSHSAVLQWRPVLNTDSGYYDISYNSLQKTGPETRRTLSGDSSWVELTNLQPDTTYTAALRPESNQRLYNTLSVNFTTLPDVSGPTLVSVSDTGSHQIRVSWGPLQPAQVQRYTVEYGAFPSGEVHTVTLPGQQNSTLLTGLQPGTQYLVTVCALQRNGKERAMSVRACTQDAAALPALTDLQLIPVEHQELQVAWHANQEGLKGYWLSWERENSHSHTSKPSISSVYLPASSSSTRLMHLAPSSRVCVSPVYSSGRGEGLCCTEERHTDWQN from the exons ATGAGGGGCTTTTTACTTCGATGTGTTCTTCTATGGGCGACGTTGCCCCGGAGCAACACGCAAAGTACTGTAGTACCTGCCACAG CATTAAACTGCTGTGAAGGTGATGTTCTCATTCTCCTGGACTCTTCAGGAAGTGTAACAAACTACGAGTTCTTGCGCCTGTTGCAGTTCTCCACCAGCCTGCTTCGCCCCTTCTCATTGGGTAGTGGGCACGTGAGGGTCGGGCTGCTGCAGGTGGGCACAAACCCTAACCTGGAGTTTGGCCTGGATGTCCACAACAATCAGGAAAGTCTGCATAAAGCTCTGCAGAGTGTCCGCCAGCTGCagggagacacaaacacagaggcgGCGCTCAGGGTGGCCCAGGGTCTTCTAAAAAAGACAGACGAGAATGTGCCAAAGGTACTGCTCTGGCTGACTGATGGTGTGCAGCCTGGAGATGTGGACAGTGCGATGGGTGAGCTGAAGGCGCAGGGAGTGTCAGTGTTAGCTGTGTCTACAGTACATGGAAACTACCAGGTGTTACAGCGTGCCGTGACACCTCCACTGGAGTCTCACCTCTACTCTGTGGACATTGATAACATCGACATCATCACAGAGGACATGAGGGAGGCCATTATCA AAATTATTCGTGCAGAACGGCTGCGTGTGGTTGACCTGACTTCTCACAGTGCTGTGCTGCAGTGGCGTCCTGTTCTGAACACAGACAGCGGTTACTATGACATCTCGTACAACTCTCTGCAGAAAACAGGCCCTGAAACTAGACGCACTCTCTCAGGCGACTCCAGCTGGGTCGAGCTGACCAACCTGCAGCCTGACACCACCTACACAGCTGCCCTGCGCCCAGAGTCCAACCAGAGGCTGTACAACACACTCTCTGTTAACTTCACCACACTTCCTG ATGTTTCAGGCCCGACATTGGTTTCTGTGTCAGACACTGGCTCTCATCAGATACGAGTGAGCTGGGGTCCCCTGCAGCCTGCTCAAGTTCAGAGATATACGGTGGAGTATGGAGCTTTTCCAAGTGGAGAGGTTCACACCGTGACATTACCCGGCCAGCAAAACTCTACTTTACTGACCGGCCTGCAGCCAGGCACTCAGTACCTCGTCACAGTCTGTGCTCTGCAGAGGAATGGAAAAGAAAGAGCAATGTCTGTAAGGGCATGCACTCAAGACG cagcagctctgccaGCCCTAACCGACCTTCAATTGATCCCAGTGGAGCATCAGGAGCTGCAAGTAGCGTGGCATGCCAACCAAGAAGGTTTAAAAGGCTACTGGCTGAGCTGGGAGAGAGAAAACTCCCACTCCCACACCTCTAAGCCCTCCATCTCCTCGGTCTACCTGCCTGCTTCTTCTAGTTCAACGCGCCTCATGCACCTTGCACCGAGCagtcgagtgtgtgtgtccccggTCTACAGCTCAGGCCGAGGGGAAGGGTTATGCTGCACTGAAGAGAGGCACACAGATTGGCAGAACTGA
- the LOC134882216 gene encoding olfactory receptor class A-like protein 4, with protein sequence MSQDLTVEAFLFGFLVFTGILGNILVIHVVFQSAVDSPSGRLPPSDTILVHLSLANLLTSLFRTVPIFVSDLGLNVSLSPAWCRVFMLLWVWWRAVGCWATLALSVFHCTTLRRQHMAYGPLAQQRERRRVWIVLGLVWGANLVFSIPALIYSTHVHGNATVELMVISCTTRPLLGCVWEFPSLQQGSAFASSSLALNEVLPLVLMVFTNLATLHALAKHIRAVTAGGESGGTHGDMEKHVSSERKAAHVIMSLVSLFVVCWVLQVAAVTYYNHDGGHHAEGLLTVAHFAASLFVGFSPMVVALGHGKLRRRIKSMLLMWTKVLKCQREVTENASKSPETEGKKKVKQTVFIVEKDSKVLQVKEKVNADK encoded by the exons ATGTCACAGGACCTCACTGTAGAGGCTTTTTTGTTTGGGTTCTTGGTCTTTACTGGCATCCTTGGAAACATCTTGGTCATCCATGTG GTGTTTCAGTCAGCCGTTGACAGTCCGTCAGGAAGACTCCCACCCTCTGACACCATCTTGGTGCACTTGTCACTGGCCAACCTGCTGACCTCACTTTTCCGCACGGTGCCCATCTTTGTGTCAGACCTGGGTTTgaatgtttctctttctccGGCCTGGTGCCGAGTCTTCATGCTGCTGTGGGTGTGGTGGCGAGCTGTGGGCTGTTGGGCGACGCTGGCACTTAGCGTCTTCCACTGCACCACCCTGAGGCGGCAGCACATGGCCTATGGACCCCTGGcccagcagagggagaggaggcggGTCTGGATCGTTCTAGGGCTGGTGTGGGGGGCAAACCTGGTTTTCTCAATTCCAGCTCTGATATATAGCACCCATGTTCACGGCAACGCCACCGTAGAGCTGATGGTGATCAGCTGCACCACCAGGCCTCTCCTGGGCTGTGTCTGGGAGTTCCCCTCCCTTCAACAGGGCTCAGCCTTCGCCTCCTCCTCGCTCGCACTTAATGAAGTGCTGCCATTGGTGCTGATGGTTTTCACCAACCTGGCCACACTTCATGCTCTGGCGAAGCATATCCGAGCTGTTACGGCAGGGGGAGAGTCAGGAGGAACCCATGGGGACATGGAAAAACATGTGTCAAGTGAACGCAAAGCTGCTCATGTAATCATGTCACTGGTGTCGCTCTTTGTGGTCTGCTGGGTGCTACAGGTTGCTGCTGTGACGTACTACAACCATGATGGGGGACACCACGCTGAAGGGCTGCTGACTGTGGCCCACTTCGCTGCCTCACTGTTTGTAGGATTCAGTCCCATGGTGGTGGCCCTGGGACATGGCAAGCTAAGGAGGAGGATCAAAAGTATGCTACTGATGTGGACTAAAGTTCTTAAATGTCAAAGGGAGGTCACTGAAAACGCGAGTAAATCCCCAGAGACTGAAGGCAAGAAGAAGgtaaaacaaactgtttttattgttgaaaaagatAGTAAGGTCTTACAAGTGAAGGAGAAAGTGAATGCAGATAAATAA
- the atad3 gene encoding ATPase family AAA domain containing 3, with protein MSWLFGLNKGQPEVPPGLPVPPAPPAPPAGGSSGGGDKPKDKWSNFDPTGLERAAQAAKDLDKSRHAKEALELSRMQEQSTQMEHQSKIKEYEAAVEQIKGDQIRVQAEERRKTLNEETKQHQARAHFQDKLARQRYEDQLRQQQALNDENLRKQEESVQKQEAMRKSTIEHEMGLRHKNELLRIEAETKARARVERENADIIREQIRLKAAEHRQTVLESIKTAGAVFGEGFRAFVSDWDKVTATVAGLTLLAVGVYSARNATGVAGRYIEARLGKPSLVRETSRFTVAEAIKHPVKTAKRLKSKPQDALEGVVLSPSLEERVRDIAIATRNTRQNNGLYRNILMYGPPGTGKTLFAKKLAVHSGMDYAIMTGGDVAPMGRDGVTAMHKVFDWAGTSRRGLLLFVDEADAFLRKRSTEKISEDLRATLNAFLYRTGEQSNKFMLVLASNQPEQFDWAINDRIDEIVNFALPGPDERERLVRLYFDKYVLEPATGGRQRMKLAQFDYGQKCSDIAKRTDGMSGREISKLGVAWQAAAYSSEDGVLTEAMIDARVDEAVKQHLQKMDWLHGDDEAQTKTLTPPLAGATAGIGKMGFTLPLSEAPEAQEVIAPVLESITKLEGESVAPSSDNDQPAEGKSANPAGQDCDDAVKAATEAESLAQPAAPTDSEGKVTENEDKAASPPPKDGTPV; from the exons GACATGCCAAAGAAGCTCTGGAATTGTCTCGAATGCAGGAGCAGAGCACTCAGATGGAGCATCAGAGCAAGATAAAG GAGTACGAAGCAGCAGTTGAGCAGATCAAAGGGGACCAGATACGAGTCCAagcggaggagaggaggaaaactcTAAATGAAGAGACCAAACAGCATCAAGCG AGAGCTCATTTTCAAGATAAGCTGGCCAGACAGCGATATGAGGACCAACTAAGGCAACAG CAAGCACTGAATGATGAGAACCTTCGCAAACAGGAGGAGTCTGTGCAGAAGCAGGAGGCCATGAGGAAAT CGACAATAGAGCATGAGATGGGGCTGAGGCACAAGAATGAGCTCCTGCGTATAGAGGCTGAGACCAAAGCACGAGCCCGGGTGGAGCGAGAGAACGCCGACATCATCCGCGAGCAAATCCGTCTGAAGGCTGCAGAACACAGACAGACGGTCCTGGAGTCCATAAA GACTGCAGGTGCTGTGTTTGGAGAAGGATTCAGAGCCTTTGTGTCCGACTGGGACAAAGTTACAGCCACG GTGGCAGGGCTGACCCTTTTAGCTGTGGGAGTTTACTCGGCCCGAAACGCAACAGGGGTGGCGGGACGATACATCGAGGCCAGGCTCGGGAAGCCGTCGCTGGTGCGGGAAACATCCCGATTCACTGTGGCAGAGGCGATCAAGCATCCAGTCAAG ACGGCCAAGCGACTGAAGAGCAAACCTCAGGACGCTCTCGAGGGAGTTGTGCTCAGT CCTTCCCTGGAGGAGCGTGTACGTGATATTGCCATAGCAACAAGAAACACTAGGCAGAACAATGGCCTGTACAGGAACATCCTGATGTACGGCCCGCCGGGCACGGGGAAAACTCTGTTTGCTAAG AAGCTGGCAGTGCATTCTGGGATGGACTACGCAATCATGACTGGTGGTGACGTGGCACCCATGGGCCGTGATGGCGTGACAGCCATGCACAAAGTGTTTGACTGGGCTGGCACAAGTCGACGAGG ACTTCTGCTTTTTGTTGATGAAGCGGATGCATTCCTTCGCAAGAGATCCACT GAGAAGATCAGTGAAGACCTCAGAGCCACTTTGAATGCATTCTTGTACCGCACTGGAGAGCAGAGCAACAA GTTCATGCTGGTGTTGGCCAGTAACCAACCAGAGCAGTTTGACTGGGCCATAAACGACCGTATTGATGAAATAGTAAACTTTGCTCTGCCGGGTCCTGATGAGAGGGAGAGGCTGGTGCGGCTGTACTTTGACAAATATGTGCTGGAGCCCGCCACAGGAGGGAGGCA gagGATGAAGCTGGCACAGTTTGATTATGGCCAAAAGTGCTCCGACATAGCGAAGCGGACAGACGGCATGTCAGGAAGAGAGATCTCTAAGCTGGGCGTGGCCTGGCAG GCGGCGGCATATTCCTCTGAAGATGGCGTCCTGACAGAGGCTATGATTGACGCTCGAGTTGACGAGGCTGTCAAGCAGCACCTTCAGAAGATGGACTGGCTTCATGGAGACGATGAGGCTCAGACCAAGACCCTTACCCCTCCCCTAGCTGGAGCGACGGCCGGCATAGGCAAAATGGGTTTCACTCTGCCCCTAAGCGAGGCCCCAGAGGCTCAGGAGGTGATTGCTCCAGTTCTCGAGTCAATTACAAAACTAGAAGGTGAAAGTGTAGCACCATCTTCAGACAACGACCAACCAGCAGAAGGCAAAAGTGCCAACCCGGCTGGACAGGACTGTGACGATGCTGTCAAAGCTGCGACAGAAGCAGAGAGTTTAGCCCAGCCTGCTGCCCCCACTGACAGTGAAGGCAAAGTGACAGAAAATGAAGACAAAGCTGCATCTCCTCCTCCAAAGGATGGAACTCCAGTTTAA
- the ssu72 gene encoding RNA polymerase II subunit A C-terminal domain phosphatase SSU72, with protein sequence MPSHPLRVAVVCSSNQNRSMEAHSILSKRGFDVRSFGTGSHVKLPGPAPDKPNVYDFKTTYVQMYNDLVRKDKELYTQNGILHMLDRNKRIKSKPERFQNCKDKFDLVITCEERVYDQVLEDLSSREQETLQPVHVINVDIQDNHEEATLGAFLICELCQCIQHTDDMEDEMDELIQEFEEKSNRPFLHTVCFY encoded by the exons ATGCCGAGCCACCCGCTGCGTGTAGCGGTTGTGTGCTCGAGCAACCAGAACCGCAGTATGGAGGCGCACAGTATCCTCAG CAAACGTGGATTTGATGTGCGTTCATTTGGGACAGGGTCTCATGTGAAACTACCCGGTCCTGCCCCGGATAAGCCAAATGTGTATGACTTCAAAACAACATATGTACAGATGTACAACGACTTGGTCCGCAAGGACAAGGAACT ATACACACAGAATGGCATCCTGCACATGCTGGACCGCAACAAGCGCATCAAATCAAAGCCGGAGCGCTTTCAAAACTGCAAGGATAAGTTTGACCTGGTCATCACCTGTGAAGAGAGAGTCTATGACCAAGTGCTGGAGG ATCTAAGTTCAAGAGAGCAGGAGACTCTACAGCCTGTTCACGTCATCAATGTAGACATTCAGGATAACCACGAGGAAGCCACGCTGGGCGCCTTCCTCATCTGTGAGCTGTGTCAATGT ATCCAGCACACTGACGACATGGAGGATGAAATGGATGAACTTATTCAGGAGTTTGAGGAGAAGAGCAACCGGCCTTTTCTCCACACTGTCTGTTTCTACTAA